The DNA segment TAAAGGAAAATACTTTATTCCAATGCAGGACTTGTTTGCCCTTTCATTCAACTTTGAGCAGCCACTAAATATTTTATCCTACATGTTCATTCATATTGGCTTATTTCACTTGTTCGTGAACATTTTTTCTCTTGCGCTATTCGCTTTAATCTTGGAGCAGGTGACAGGCTCAAAGCACTTGATTGCATTATTCTTTTTTTCAGGATTCCTTGGGGCAATACTTTTTGCCCTTTATGCGCCTGACACAGGATTAATGGGCGCAAGCATTGGCATAAGCGGCCTGCTTACCTCTTCCCTTCTCCTCAAGCCAAAGCATACAATAATAGGAATAATAATTATTGCAGTAATGCTCCTGCTTGCATTAATTCCTTTCTCTCAGAACCTTCTCTCCGCAGAGAAAAAAGTAATAGTGCAGAAAGAAGAGCAGATTTCAGTTGACCTCAATAAGGCAGTAGAAAAAAAGGATACAAACAAGGCCGTTGATTTGAACAGGCAATTACAAAAGGTGGTAATTGAAAAAAAGCAATTTGAGCAAGGCG comes from the Candidatus Diapherotrites archaeon genome and includes:
- a CDS encoding rhomboid family intramembrane serine protease, with product MKKQKLKIKFIASSFLALLLFVLFFYFSKGKYFIPMQDLFALSFNFEQPLNILSYMFIHIGLFHLFVNIFSLALFALILEQVTGSKHLIALFFFSGFLGAILFALYAPDTGLMGASIGISGLLTSSLLLKPKHTIIGIIIIAVMLLLALIPFSQNLLSAEKKVIVQKEEQISVDLNKAVEKKDTNKAVDLNRQLQKVVIEKKQFEQGEQFQIETKTNPLSHAFGAIAGIIYLYAFQRKKLKEKIKEIVLWIRRPQFHSLLP